TTCCAGAATGGTCTCCTCCTCGCTGCGTCCTTGTGGCATTGTCCCTGGGGTACGATCCCGACGCTGCCAGGCTGCGGGATCGATCCGCACATTGTTTTCGATCTCACGGATTCCGAAGACATCTTCGATGGCTTCGTGCAGCAGTTCCAGGCGATCACGGCCGGGCAGCGCGCCGGAAAGAATCACTTTTTGCCCCTGGCAGTGCATCTGCAAATCGTCGATCTCGACACGACCATCGTAGCGCAAATGCTCCAGAATGGCGTTGCAAAGCGCCTCATCAACCAAACCCTCGTAACTTTCGTTAAGGGGGTGTCCTCCCTGTGGATTTCCATTTGACACAAACACCTCCTTGTCTCTCTCCCTGACGCATTCCATGCAAAGGGTCGTCCATGGTATCGCCAGCAATCGATTATTTGGAATTTGAGCACCGCATCCCTGACAGATGCCGAATGACCCGGCTGCGATGCGTTGCAATGCTGTTTTTACAGCTAGAAGTTCATCTTGACTGCGCTGGTTCAATTCTTCCAAGCGCAGTTGGAGCTTTTCCAATTGAGTGTTTTTTTTGCTGGATTCTTGTATATCCCGTCGCAATTCGAGCAGGACTTCCCACCGTCTGAAGAGTTGCTTGCAAACCACTACCAAAACCTGCTTGCGTAACATACGTGCGTCCTTGTTGTTCATACTTTAGACACGGCACACACCTGCACGATTGATGCTGAAAATTCATCGCTTCCCCGGATACCTTTCGCTACAGTTCAAGACGCAACCCGCACTTCTGTTTTTCAAGGGTTTGCAATCTCCCGAGTCTGCATGTCTGAAAAGCGGGAGAGTGTGGGTGGAGGGCCGTTTTTCACAAGTCCATGATCATGGGCGTACCTGGTCAAACCCGCTACAGTGTGCAGGCTCAGCTTTCTCATGATATTGGAGCGATGTTTTTCCACCGTCTTGGGGCTAATACACAAGATTTTGGCAATTTCTGTGTTTTTATGGGCTTCGGCCAGGAGCTTCAGGACTTCGCGCTCCCGCTTCGTTACCGATTCCCAATTATAACTCACACGGGTGTTTTTCCGGCCATCCAAGCATCCTTCCATCACACCGACAGCCACGGAAGGGCTGATAAAGGTTTTTCCGGACATGACGCTTTTGATGGCTTCTCTTAATTCCTTCGTACTGGTATTCTTGGTGCAATAGCCGTGCGCGCCTGCGTGAAACGCTTCCGATACATGTTCTTCAGATTCGTAATCCGTTAAGATTAAAATTTTCATTCGTGGACATTTGGTGCGCACGGCGTTGATCACACTGATACCATTAAACCGTGGCAGAAAAAGATCCAAAATCAGCAGGTCCGGGGTGCGCAATGTTGCGGATTGAATGATGTCCAAACCGTCGAAAAGCGTATCAACAACCTCGAAATCCTGCCTGGATTGCAGCATTGTGTTGAGAAACTCTCGAAAAATGCGTGGCCCAGATCCAATGAGAACTTTAATGGGATGTTGCATTTTAATCCCCTTTTTTGACATCGATCAATTGTTGCTCATTCAGCGTATTTCAAAATAATAATGAGAAAATAAGAATATATCGACAAAGAATTACTCTTGAAAAAAACTATTCTAATTTTATCAACTTAAATACAATTTTTTTCCAGAGTATTCTTGATCAACAACAAATACATAAAATTAATTCTAAATACTGAGAAATAATATATATTATATCGAATACAACCTATCATATATGATAAACTATCGAGATATCGTGGTCATATATCCACCAAATTCTTTTAGTTGATTATCAAATGGTGTTAAAATTGATGGCAAATTATTACATTTGAGAACCTTTCTAGTCTTCACAGCCTCCTTGACAAGCTTATGGACTAAAGCTGAAATATCTCGACATTTCTCCTGAACAAGGAACTCCTGGATATCTTCAATCGAGTGAAACGCCACAGCGCTACAGAGATTATTAACACCTGCTGGACTGTAGCGGTGGAGAGTAAGACCCAGAATGTATGCT
This region of Desulfonatronum thioautotrophicum genomic DNA includes:
- a CDS encoding TraR/DksA C4-type zinc finger protein → MLRKQVLVVVCKQLFRRWEVLLELRRDIQESSKKNTQLEKLQLRLEELNQRSQDELLAVKTALQRIAAGSFGICQGCGAQIPNNRLLAIPWTTLCMECVRERDKEVFVSNGNPQGGHPLNESYEGLVDEALCNAILEHLRYDGRVEIDDLQMHCQGQKVILSGALPGRDRLELLHEAIEDVFGIREIENNVRIDPAAWQRRDRTPGTMPQGRSEEETILEGEPGESDYYTSLRDGTPVNPPDRLVRDYDEPPTYREN
- a CDS encoding response regulator, with amino-acid sequence MQHPIKVLIGSGPRIFREFLNTMLQSRQDFEVVDTLFDGLDIIQSATLRTPDLLILDLFLPRFNGISVINAVRTKCPRMKILILTDYESEEHVSEAFHAGAHGYCTKNTSTKELREAIKSVMSGKTFISPSVAVGVMEGCLDGRKNTRVSYNWESVTKREREVLKLLAEAHKNTEIAKILCISPKTVEKHRSNIMRKLSLHTVAGLTRYAHDHGLVKNGPPPTLSRFSDMQTREIANP